A window of Haliscomenobacter hydrossis DSM 1100 contains these coding sequences:
- a CDS encoding ABC transporter ATP-binding protein, with translation MKQLAYLNKYFWRYRRHFLLGFLFVSLSNYFRVLQPQTIREALDLVVENLYLYRMYQGTELEGDFFGMLSLQLFYFGFLVLVLAVFMGLFMYWMRQTIIVMSRLMEYDMRKEVFAHYEKLDLAFYKRNNTGDLMSRITEDINKVRMYLGPAVLYGVNLISLFILVIYSMLMVSAELTMYCLIPLPFLSISIYYVSTLINTQSEKIQQQLATLNSTAQEVYSGIRVVKSYVQEAATVKHFAAQSDRFKQQSLRLAVTNSLFFPLMVLLTGMSTLLVIYFGGLQVVKGTITPGNIAEFVIYVNMLTWPVTAIGWIASIVQQAAASQKRINEFLKTQPTIVNLGSNTQDLSGEIEFKNVTFTYPDTGITALKEVSFKLEPGQKMAIIGRTGSGKTTIADLLLRMYDVTEGQILLDNQALSTHDLAKLRKRIGYVPQDVFLFSDTISANIVFGRREAPQAEIEDFARYASVYNDIMDLPKGFDTLVGERGVTLSGGQKQRVSIARALIKKPDIVILDDCLSAVDTNTEKQVLEYFSGALAQKTAIIITHRIYSLLQFDKIIVMDGGRVVEAGTHEELLANKGYYADLFEKQTEEVPTASL, from the coding sequence ATGAAGCAACTCGCTTACCTGAATAAGTATTTTTGGAGATACCGTCGGCACTTCTTGCTGGGCTTTCTGTTTGTCTCCCTGTCCAATTATTTCCGGGTCTTGCAGCCCCAAACCATCCGCGAAGCGCTGGATTTGGTGGTCGAAAACCTGTACCTGTACCGCATGTACCAGGGTACGGAGTTGGAGGGCGATTTTTTTGGGATGCTGAGTCTGCAGTTGTTTTATTTCGGTTTTTTGGTGTTGGTTTTGGCGGTATTCATGGGCCTGTTCATGTACTGGATGCGGCAAACCATCATTGTGATGTCGCGTTTAATGGAGTACGACATGCGCAAGGAGGTGTTTGCCCATTACGAAAAACTGGATCTGGCGTTTTACAAGCGCAACAATACGGGCGACTTGATGTCGCGCATCACCGAAGACATCAACAAGGTGCGGATGTACCTCGGGCCAGCGGTGCTGTACGGCGTCAACCTGATCTCCCTCTTCATCCTGGTGATTTATTCCATGCTGATGGTCAGCGCGGAGTTGACGATGTACTGTTTGATCCCCCTACCCTTCTTGTCCATTTCGATTTATTACGTGAGCACTTTGATCAACACCCAAAGTGAAAAAATCCAGCAGCAGTTGGCTACGCTCAACAGCACAGCCCAAGAGGTGTATTCGGGGATTCGGGTGGTGAAATCATACGTACAGGAAGCGGCAACGGTCAAACATTTTGCCGCGCAGAGCGATCGTTTCAAGCAGCAATCCTTACGCTTGGCCGTGACCAACTCTTTGTTCTTCCCCTTGATGGTTTTGCTCACGGGCATGAGCACCTTGCTGGTGATTTATTTCGGGGGCTTGCAGGTGGTCAAAGGTACCATTACGCCGGGCAACATTGCCGAGTTTGTGATTTACGTCAACATGCTCACCTGGCCGGTGACTGCCATTGGCTGGATTGCCTCGATTGTACAACAGGCGGCGGCATCCCAAAAGCGCATCAACGAGTTTTTGAAGACCCAACCGACCATAGTCAACCTGGGCAGCAATACCCAGGATTTGTCGGGAGAAATTGAGTTCAAAAATGTAACCTTTACCTATCCAGATACGGGCATTACCGCGCTTAAAGAAGTCAGTTTCAAGCTGGAGCCCGGGCAAAAAATGGCCATCATCGGGCGCACGGGTTCGGGTAAAACCACCATTGCCGACTTGCTGCTGCGCATGTACGACGTAACGGAAGGGCAAATTTTACTGGACAACCAGGCTTTATCCACCCATGATCTCGCCAAATTGCGGAAACGCATCGGATACGTCCCGCAGGATGTATTTTTGTTTTCCGACACCATTTCGGCGAACATTGTCTTCGGCAGAAGGGAGGCTCCGCAGGCTGAAATTGAAGATTTTGCGCGCTACGCCTCGGTGTACAACGACATCATGGACCTGCCCAAGGGATTCGACACCCTGGTGGGCGAACGGGGCGTAACCCTCTCCGGCGGCCAAAAACAACGGGTCTCGATTGCGCGGGCACTCATCAAAAAACCGGATATCGTCATCCTCGACGATTGTCTGAGTGCGGTGGATACGAATACCGAAAAACAGGTGTTGGAATATTTCTCGGGTGCCCTGGCGCAAAAAACGGCCATCATCATCACGCACCGGATTTATTCCTTGCTGCAATTCGACAAGATCATCGTCATGGATGGAGGCCGGGTTGTAGAGGCGGGCACCCACGAGGAACTGCTCGCCAACAAAGGGTATTACGCCGATCTTTTTGAAAAACAAACCGAAGAAGTACCTACGGCTAGTTTATAA
- a CDS encoding DUF3276 family protein, translating into MDQERNQRRFESVYSRKIRAGKRRTYFFDVRKTKGEDFYLTLTESTRKFNGDGYERHKIFLYKEDFNRFMDSLQEVVEHIKTELMPDYDYDEFTRRHEEYDAQDFDERDDRDEEEFDDEPVKKVTERPATPPQPVAKKLETSDTRFKEDDMAW; encoded by the coding sequence GTGGATCAGGAGAGAAACCAAAGGAGATTTGAGAGCGTGTATTCGAGGAAAATCCGCGCTGGTAAAAGAAGAACTTACTTCTTTGATGTTCGCAAAACCAAGGGTGAGGATTTCTATTTGACCCTCACCGAAAGTACCCGCAAATTCAATGGTGATGGTTATGAGCGCCATAAAATTTTCTTGTACAAAGAAGATTTTAACCGTTTTATGGACTCCCTCCAGGAGGTCGTTGAGCACATCAAAACGGAGCTGATGCCTGACTATGATTACGATGAATTTACGCGCCGTCACGAAGAATACGATGCCCAGGATTTTGATGAGCGCGATGACCGGGACGAAGAGGAGTTTGATGATGAGCCGGTAAAAAAAGTAACTGAACGGCCAGCCACTCCTCCCCAACCTGTTGCAAAAAAACTGGAAACGTCGGATACCCGTTTCAAGGAAGACGATATGGCCTGGTAA
- a CDS encoding S1C family serine protease — MKTGIMRILLAALLLVGAFFAGAAWRNKDNNDPATEVVAKDKRGHRSLPTRAASYREGSTPEEEHTIALFERAAPSVCYITTSVVRRDFWSRNVMEIPQGSGSGFVWDRSGHIITNYHVIQGASKAQVTLADRSTWDAELVGSAPEKDLAVLKIKAPTNKMIPIPVGTSEDLRVGQAVYAIGNPFGLDQTLTTGIVSALGREIQTESGFPVRDAIQTDAAINPGNSGGPLLDSSGRLIGVNTAIYSPSGASAGIGFSIPVAVVRWAVPELIKYGKIKRPSLGVELLETSDVKRNELEGPLVMDVTRGGPAASAGLRATRRDEYGRIILGDIIVAMNNKRINTKEELILELENYQAGDEVTLTLLREQREVKVKVRLAETK, encoded by the coding sequence ATGAAAACTGGCATTATGCGCATCCTGCTTGCAGCCCTCCTCCTGGTCGGTGCTTTTTTTGCCGGCGCAGCCTGGAGAAACAAAGACAACAACGATCCCGCCACCGAAGTAGTGGCCAAAGACAAACGTGGACACCGCTCATTGCCCACGCGTGCCGCCAGCTACCGCGAAGGCAGCACACCCGAAGAAGAGCACACCATTGCCTTATTTGAGCGTGCGGCACCCAGCGTTTGTTACATTACCACCTCAGTGGTGCGCCGCGATTTCTGGAGTCGCAACGTGATGGAAATCCCCCAGGGTTCCGGTTCCGGATTTGTCTGGGACCGCAGTGGGCACATCATCACCAATTACCATGTGATCCAGGGTGCCTCCAAAGCCCAGGTAACCTTGGCGGACCGCAGTACCTGGGATGCCGAATTGGTTGGTTCTGCGCCCGAAAAAGATCTGGCGGTACTGAAAATCAAAGCGCCCACCAACAAAATGATTCCCATTCCAGTAGGCACTTCTGAAGATTTGCGCGTAGGTCAAGCGGTATACGCCATTGGCAACCCTTTTGGTTTGGACCAAACCCTCACCACGGGAATTGTCAGTGCACTGGGCCGCGAAATTCAGACCGAAAGTGGGTTCCCGGTACGCGATGCCATCCAAACTGATGCCGCCATCAATCCTGGTAACTCTGGAGGGCCATTGCTCGATTCGTCGGGAAGACTCATTGGCGTAAACACCGCGATTTATAGTCCTTCGGGAGCTTCGGCGGGGATCGGCTTTTCCATCCCGGTTGCAGTAGTACGTTGGGCCGTGCCTGAATTGATCAAATACGGCAAAATCAAACGCCCATCGCTGGGTGTAGAGCTATTGGAAACTTCCGACGTCAAGCGCAATGAACTAGAAGGGCCATTGGTAATGGATGTGACAAGAGGTGGTCCCGCTGCCAGTGCAGGTCTGCGTGCTACCCGCCGCGACGAATATGGCCGCATTATACTTGGCGACATCATCGTTGCCATGAACAACAAACGCATCAATACCAAAGAAGAATTGATCCTCGAGTTGGAAAACTACCAGGCCGGGGATGAAGTAACCTTGACCTTGTTGCGGGAGCAACGGGAAGTGAAGGTAAAGGTGAGATTGGCGGAAACGAAGTAG
- a CDS encoding Gfo/Idh/MocA family protein, with protein MSTNRRKFLKKAAAATTLLTGVSRQALAGPSHPVQLLESYAKPVAATDNIRIGLIGCGIIGHYDTDTALKVPGVELAAVCDLYDDRLVRAKEKWGNQIFTTRDFREILQRKDIDAVLICTPDHWHDHISIAALNAGKHVYCEKPMVHHIEEGAAVIAAAKKSGKAFQVGSQRASSAGIHKAREWYEKGLIGEINYVEAAMDRCDALGAWNYTMPFDIDPKAIDWDRFLGDAPKRSFDATRFFRWRNYKEYGTGVAGDLFVHLITALHTITGSLGPNRIFATGDLNYWKDGRDAMDLVTGLMDYPKTDKHASFTFMTRVNLADGGGGGGVTRLVGSDGVIELGWNDATLKTLKRPTAPMYSPYYDALFTYSEAEQKKFLKQYDEKYPKDKFTHDVEFAEKVTFMPPDGYDDRYDHMVVFFNAVRGEGKILEDAVFGLRAAGPSLAANLSAEQKRVINWDPVNIKLK; from the coding sequence ATGTCTACCAATCGTCGCAAGTTTTTGAAAAAAGCCGCAGCCGCCACTACGCTGCTCACTGGCGTATCGCGTCAGGCCTTGGCGGGGCCAAGCCACCCCGTCCAACTATTGGAATCCTACGCCAAACCCGTCGCTGCTACAGATAACATCCGTATTGGCCTCATTGGTTGTGGCATCATCGGACATTATGATACCGATACGGCATTAAAAGTACCCGGTGTCGAATTGGCGGCAGTATGTGATCTGTACGATGACCGGCTGGTACGTGCCAAAGAAAAATGGGGCAATCAAATTTTCACCACCCGTGATTTCCGCGAAATCCTGCAACGCAAAGACATCGATGCCGTGCTCATTTGTACCCCCGACCACTGGCACGATCACATCTCGATTGCGGCCCTCAACGCGGGCAAACACGTGTATTGTGAAAAACCCATGGTGCACCACATCGAAGAAGGCGCAGCGGTGATTGCTGCCGCCAAAAAAAGTGGCAAAGCCTTTCAAGTGGGTAGCCAACGCGCCAGTTCAGCGGGCATTCACAAAGCTCGCGAGTGGTATGAAAAAGGCCTCATCGGGGAGATCAATTACGTGGAGGCGGCAATGGATCGTTGCGATGCGCTCGGGGCCTGGAACTACACCATGCCTTTTGACATCGACCCCAAAGCCATTGATTGGGATCGCTTCCTGGGCGATGCGCCCAAACGCTCATTTGATGCTACGCGCTTTTTCCGCTGGCGCAATTATAAGGAGTACGGTACAGGTGTAGCGGGCGACTTGTTTGTTCACCTGATCACCGCCTTGCACACCATTACCGGATCCTTGGGGCCCAATCGGATTTTTGCCACCGGAGACCTCAATTATTGGAAAGATGGCCGCGATGCCATGGATTTGGTCACGGGGCTAATGGATTATCCCAAAACCGATAAACATGCTTCATTCACCTTCATGACGCGGGTCAATCTGGCCGACGGCGGTGGTGGTGGCGGCGTAACCCGTCTGGTGGGTTCCGATGGGGTGATTGAATTGGGCTGGAACGATGCCACGCTCAAAACCCTCAAACGCCCAACCGCACCGATGTATAGCCCGTACTACGATGCGCTCTTCACGTATTCTGAGGCCGAACAGAAAAAATTCCTGAAACAATACGACGAAAAATACCCCAAGGATAAATTCACCCACGATGTGGAGTTTGCCGAAAAAGTGACATTTATGCCCCCTGATGGCTACGACGATCGCTACGACCACATGGTGGTGTTTTTCAACGCGGTAAGAGGGGAAGGAAAAATTTTGGAGGATGCGGTGTTCGGTTTACGCGCAGCCGGGCCTTCATTGGCTGCCAACCTGAGTGCGGAGCAGAAGCGGGTGATCAATTGGGATCCGGTGAATATTAAGTTGAAGTAA
- a CDS encoding Uma2 family endonuclease produces MEATILPIQSDYEIERGKPMPSLLHAIVQKRLIMYLGINYDGKYEFFPELTLDTPGQKSTPDIAIDEYGPIDFSQDEIKRKEPPLATIEILSPTQVLQTLLDKTNEYFSFGVKSCWVVIPALKSIYVFKAPHDYQAFTPGDTVHDPNLNIEVPIDTIFAA; encoded by the coding sequence ATGGAAGCAACCATTTTGCCCATCCAATCTGATTACGAAATTGAACGTGGTAAACCTATGCCTAGTCTGTTACATGCCATAGTGCAAAAACGCCTGATCATGTATCTGGGCATCAACTACGATGGGAAATACGAATTTTTTCCCGAATTGACCCTCGATACCCCTGGCCAAAAATCAACCCCGGATATCGCCATTGATGAATACGGCCCCATTGATTTTTCACAAGACGAAATCAAACGGAAAGAACCTCCTCTAGCCACCATTGAAATCCTCTCCCCTACCCAGGTGTTACAAACCCTGTTGGACAAAACCAATGAGTATTTTTCCTTTGGGGTGAAATCCTGCTGGGTGGTGATTCCAGCGCTCAAGAGTATTTATGTATTCAAAGCACCCCACGATTATCAAGCCTTTACTCCAGGTGATACCGTTCATGATCCCAATCTCAATATTGAAGTCCCGATTGATACCATTTTTGCCGCATGA
- a CDS encoding Uma2 family endonuclease, translating into MMDSEIAKPGDNPLAELKSTKKSKHYSLEEYLQKEERAKERHEYFNGTIIPKPMAKGPHNIIVMNTGTALNIAIEAEHKPYTVFGSNQKVYLPELNIGLYPDVLVVCEKPQYWDDNQVLLVNPVLIVEVLSKSTRKNDRGSKLREYKTLESFQEYVLIEQDKCHVETSFREEVNLWRDTTVTELNASLFLRSIGCSISMERIYKNVLSGHI; encoded by the coding sequence ATGATGGATTCTGAAATCGCCAAACCAGGGGATAATCCACTAGCCGAGTTAAAATCGACTAAAAAATCAAAGCACTATTCACTGGAGGAATATTTGCAAAAAGAAGAACGTGCCAAGGAACGGCACGAATACTTTAATGGCACAATCATCCCCAAACCCATGGCGAAAGGACCCCATAACATCATTGTAATGAATACTGGAACGGCTTTAAATATTGCCATTGAAGCTGAGCATAAGCCATACACGGTATTTGGAAGCAATCAAAAGGTGTACCTACCTGAATTAAACATTGGCCTATATCCAGATGTATTGGTTGTTTGTGAAAAACCACAGTATTGGGATGACAATCAAGTTTTGTTGGTCAATCCTGTCCTGATTGTGGAAGTGCTTTCTAAAAGTACGCGCAAAAATGATCGGGGTAGTAAATTGAGGGAATACAAAACGCTGGAATCATTTCAGGAATATGTGTTGATCGAACAAGACAAATGCCATGTAGAAACGAGCTTTAGGGAAGAAGTTAATCTTTGGCGAGATACCACGGTAACAGAGCTAAATGCTTCCTTATTTTTAAGATCAATCGGGTGCTCAATTAGTATGGAAAGGATTTATAAAAATGTGCTCTCAGGCCACATTTGA
- a CDS encoding RHS repeat domain-containing protein gives MGRVKQFDVYFKGFGNDHQAYNFSYDHLSRLTAATYYDVNGSNTASNTSRFNESLSYDIRGNISTLQRQGYYSSSCNYGQIDNLSYTYTASTNRLASISESAPMSQRSHGFNPGSGGAGYTYDSNGNLISDSYKGISSITYNHLNLPSVITYGNGNNIEIVYDANGGKLRKIVKVGATVQYEQDYLGGLEYRKVGTNAKRLEAVYHDEGRWYNLNVEVNNTLSIRYEYSLRDHLGNTRLTFTDRNTNGIVDITNNPTTSDILQENHYYPFGMGYEGPWLMNDAARDTKYTYNGKEMNDDFGLNLMDFKARWYDPNIGRWNVIDPHSDRYLNLSGYASMANNPIRIIDPDGKDLIVVNKRNEELRRVEASGEDRHYKVNQKAFNKASASFMNGRKDYNTLLSIIALRNREEKSGRTDLIAEQTGVSVSITGAMRENSTKIGDVQVNFQANFDDGSSKTIKSFSAVAGGYGNGAPENGSYTINNYQDRSPSGWYNEGMNRDGVGFSYNLNPQFRTGRTELRVHPDGNNEGTLGCVGLSANAQGLTDFRSTMNSYLGNGRSSIPATINIANNPNNNGRGGNRVPNINE, from the coding sequence ATGGGGCGGGTAAAACAATTTGATGTCTACTTTAAAGGCTTCGGCAATGATCATCAAGCCTACAATTTCAGCTACGACCACCTCAGCCGCCTGACTGCGGCCACCTATTACGATGTGAATGGCTCTAATACCGCCAGCAATACCAGCCGCTTCAATGAAAGCCTGAGCTACGACATCCGGGGCAACATCAGCACCCTACAACGCCAGGGCTACTACTCCAGCTCTTGCAACTACGGCCAGATCGACAACCTGAGCTACACCTATACGGCCAGCACCAACCGCCTGGCCTCCATCAGTGAAAGTGCGCCGATGTCCCAAAGAAGCCACGGCTTCAACCCCGGCAGCGGTGGCGCAGGTTATACCTACGACTCCAACGGCAACCTGATTTCCGATTCCTACAAAGGGATTTCTAGCATCACGTACAATCACCTCAATTTGCCCAGCGTTATTACTTACGGCAATGGCAACAACATTGAAATCGTGTACGACGCCAATGGTGGCAAACTGCGCAAAATTGTGAAAGTAGGAGCAACCGTACAATACGAACAAGACTACCTGGGCGGCCTGGAATACCGCAAGGTAGGCACCAATGCCAAACGCCTCGAAGCAGTCTACCACGATGAAGGCCGCTGGTACAATCTGAATGTGGAAGTGAACAATACCCTGAGCATCCGCTACGAGTACAGTCTGCGCGACCACCTGGGCAACACCCGTTTGACCTTCACGGACAGAAATACCAATGGTATCGTGGACATCACGAATAACCCGACTACGAGTGACATTTTGCAAGAAAATCACTATTATCCGTTTGGCATGGGCTACGAAGGCCCATGGTTGATGAATGATGCAGCAAGGGATACGAAGTACACGTACAATGGCAAGGAGATGAATGATGATTTTGGGTTGAATTTGATGGATTTCAAAGCTAGGTGGTATGATCCAAACATAGGAAGATGGAATGTAATTGATCCACACTCTGATCGGTATTTGAATCTATCTGGGTATGCCTCAATGGCAAATAACCCTATTCGAATAATAGATCCTGATGGCAAAGATTTAATTGTAGTAAATAAGAGAAATGAGGAGTTAAGACGGGTAGAAGCAAGCGGAGAGGATAGACATTATAAGGTTAATCAAAAAGCTTTCAATAAAGCTAGTGCTTCTTTCATGAATGGAAGGAAGGATTACAACACACTACTGTCTATAATAGCCTTAAGAAACCGAGAGGAAAAATCAGGCAGAACTGATCTTATTGCTGAGCAAACAGGTGTAAGCGTTAGTATTACAGGAGCAATGCGTGAAAATAGCACTAAGATTGGGGATGTTCAAGTTAACTTTCAAGCAAACTTTGATGATGGCAGCAGTAAAACGATCAAAAGTTTTAGTGCTGTTGCAGGTGGATATGGTAATGGCGCGCCTGAAAATGGTAGTTACACCATTAATAATTACCAAGATAGGAGTCCTTCTGGCTGGTACAATGAAGGGATGAATAGAGATGGAGTAGGGTTTAGTTATAACCTTAATCCACAATTTAGAACAGGTAGAACAGAGCTGAGAGTACATCCTGATGGAAATAATGAAGGAACTTTAGGCTGTGTTGGCCTAAGTGCAAATGCCCAAGGCCTGACTGATTTTAGAAGTACTATGAATAGCTATTTGGGTAACGGACGAAGTTCAATACCGGCTACCATCAACATTGCGAACAATCCGAACAATAATGGAAGAGGAGGCAATAGGGTTCCCAATATTAATGAATAA
- a CDS encoding RNA ligase family protein, which produces MAKPLGHKSYGSIPHLPGSRLGSGDHHCPEGQARIALEQTRDAKDLIIVQEKLDGSNVGIAKLNGDIIPLVRSGHHANTSPYAQHHHFAQWVQSRKKLFESVLLEGERLCGEWLLQAHGTRYDLAGREPFVAFDLLYNRHERVIFEELQSRLDRVEVAIVPTVYVGHQALPIAQAMHLLQESHYGAIDPVEGAIWRVEREGKVEFLAKYVRPDKIDGRYLPEVTGNGHSIWNLSMTIL; this is translated from the coding sequence ATGGCAAAGCCGCTCGGTCACAAATCTTATGGCTCTATCCCGCACTTACCTGGTTCAAGACTGGGCAGTGGAGATCATCACTGCCCTGAAGGTCAGGCCCGCATTGCGCTTGAACAGACGCGTGACGCCAAAGATTTGATCATTGTACAAGAAAAACTCGATGGCTCCAACGTAGGCATCGCCAAGTTGAACGGCGACATTATTCCCCTGGTGCGCTCCGGCCATCATGCGAACACCTCCCCTTACGCACAACATCACCATTTTGCCCAGTGGGTGCAAAGCCGCAAAAAACTGTTTGAATCCGTTCTATTGGAAGGAGAACGGCTTTGTGGGGAGTGGTTGCTCCAAGCGCATGGCACCCGCTACGATTTAGCCGGACGTGAACCTTTCGTTGCGTTTGATTTATTGTACAATCGCCATGAACGGGTTATTTTTGAAGAACTTCAAAGTCGACTAGACCGGGTTGAGGTCGCCATTGTACCTACCGTTTATGTAGGACATCAAGCTTTGCCCATTGCGCAAGCCATGCACTTGTTGCAAGAAAGCCACTACGGTGCAATAGACCCCGTTGAAGGTGCCATTTGGCGTGTTGAGCGGGAAGGGAAAGTAGAATTTCTGGCCAAATATGTTCGACCAGACAAAATTGATGGCCGCTATTTGCCGGAGGTGACGGGCAATGGCCATAGCATCTGGAACTTAAGTATGACAATCCTTTAA